DNA from Plasmodium cynomolgi strain B DNA, chromosome 12, whole genome shotgun sequence:
AGTTGCATCGATTGAATTCAATTTGTCCCAATCGGAACAACCCCTTGGCATTGTCCTTATCCAACTGtagcactttttttacgtacTCATACGCATCGTTATAATTCTCTACGTTCGAATAGCATATACTCATATTTTGGTAAAAGGCGACCTCCAGTTcgatcattttttcatttttgttttccaatTTGTGTATGTACTTCAATCCTTCACTGTATTTTTCGATCGCATcttcgtactttttttttttaaattcgttGTTTCCCTCGAGCTTAAGGTTCAGGGCATTCTTCACTCTCTCGTCCACTGTCaggtgttttattttttcctcaaattcCTTGTCCTTCTCATCTtcagagtttttttttttcttcccctccttggTTTTGTCACTCATTTTGTGGAGGGGCACTGCGGTTGTGAAGCGGTGGTGTGGCCGCACAGTTGGCGATGTTGCGGTTGTGAAGCGGTGGTGTGGCCGCACAGTTGGCGAGGTTGCGGTTAGCCCTACTGCGGTTAGCGCTACTGCGATTGGCACCGCTGAGATTGGCGCCGCTGCGATTGGCGCCGCTGCGATTGGCGCCGCTGCAAATTGGGATGCCCTGTTTCACGATGCCGCTCAACCCAATCGGGGGGAGAGTAGCAACtcttgtgttttttccctattaGCTTCTACACGCTCAAGGGGCAGATGCCGGAGAGGGGGGTTCTTGATCGTGTAGGTACACCACTGCTCGGCGACTACACTGCTACGCTGCTGCGGGTACTGCTGAGGCCGCCGCTACAAGAAGTACCGCTCGCGTACACGCCCGTAGAGTGACACCTCACGGGTACACGTGTCAAACGGTCGGGCTTGTTGAGGTAACAAATGTGAAGTCGGGATTCATCGCCTTCCCCGTTCTCGTTACCATCACCACTGTAGGTGTTCACGTCGCCTTCAGTTTGTATAAAGATCCGTGTGGATTATCAGCACAAGGGGCGTACTGCTAATCAACAGGTATGTTTAATTTGTATAGCGAAAACttggttcgttttttttttttttttttttctcctttgcgTAACGGTGGTTAGTAAATTTGACGCCGACGTTTGCATGTACACGCCATGGGCGAGAGCGCGTGGGGTCGCATATATGTAAGTAGTATACTATcacgcatgtacatatatcgGCGCAACGCTGGGTTAAGTATGGGGACGTTAAGGCAAGAGAAATTTCCTGGAAGAAATCAGTTCGACGCTAATCCGCAGAGTGTATAACgtcgggggggaggggtttTTTTCAAggggttttttttaataggcGCATTTTTAACAGGCGCATTTTTATTAGGCGCATTTTTATTAGGCGCATTTTTATTAGGCGCATTTTTATTAGGCCTATTTTCAGAGGcctatttttccttttcttcgcCCCTAGGGGgaattctcctttttgtagaATACGCTGATTATTAGGGGAAGCGCCGGGAGGTGGAACAAATTGGGAGCGCGCCTAGGAACAAGTATGCGCGTGACGTATGCCCCTTAATTAGCACAttgcatgtgcacatgcgtGTACAATGGGATGCACCCACGTGTGAACAGATAAACGTTTGTACCTATGCGAGTAGGCGGACGTGTTATGTCGGCATACTGCGACTTTTGTACGTCCCAGTGAATAAATAGCCAATTGAAATAATTATCCCTTGAGGGGGGCTACCATTTGGGGAGGCTGCGCCATCGAAccacagttttttttttttatgtccccCTCTACTGCGGTTACAGCATCCAAAGAGCGGTTCAAAGCGCAGTAGAGAGCGTTCACATGTCCTTGCCTTCGCACAGCACGTCGCGAGGACTGCTCGATAAACGTTGAAGGAAAGAGAAGGAAACGGTGGCGTACCAACTTGTttacaaattgggaaaattgTCTCCACAGTAACTCTCCCATTTGGTTAGGCCACCCCAGCGTTAGTTATTTAGTTTAGTTAGTTAGTTATTTAGTTAGTTATTTATTTAGTTAGTTGTTTAGTTAGTTAGTTATTTAGCTAGTTCGACATCGGTTGCACGTCCTTCCCCTCGCTCTCTAAAGAATTGAACGAATCCCTGCGACTTAACAGGGGTagaggggaaataaaaatgggagccCACTCCCCAGGAACCTAACATAGGTGGTGGCGGTTCTCCAAGGGGAGTTACTCTAACACGTGGGGCCTACCTATGCTATGGATGAGGGTCTCTAGATAGGGTCATACCTATGTTGGTTGCTTTCCTGTGATTGCATTTTCGACTCCACGTGTTTCACAACGGAGAGTTTGTTCGAGAGCGAGAGCGACTCGTGAGAACAGACAGGAATGTGCACACCTATgtgttcatataaaaatgaatacatttGCAAgtgcttatatttttccttttgagaATTTGTTCCACCTacaaaatgtcattttttcaaaagcgACTTTGTTCTTCCACCCCCAGTTGGTCCACtttgtttgcaaaaaaaaaaaaaaggggaattccCGAGTGGAATGAACATAAccttgtaaataaaaaatggtgccTCTTCCGTCTTGGCCAAAATGACCGATTGTGTAATTACTCAACATGGATGGCGGTAACCCCGTTTGGGAGTAACTGTGTAGGACTAACACTATCGGCAGAAAACGCAGGAAGTTCTCGAATGTCTCATTTTGTTCGTCCTTTCttgaaatgttttttattttgtgtgccAATTTCTTTATGAGCTAACCTCTCCGTCCagtctccccccccccccgttTGAAGTGTCAAACAGGGGCACCGCAACATTTTTGCAAGGCGCACATACAATTGCTCATTAAATGGGCCATCGGTTGGTACATATGCTGAGATGGTAGGTTATCTGCGTGCGTGCCGCTCCTCGTGTGTGTGGGGTTCAAATAAGTGAGAAGGATGCCACGCGGGTAAACGGTCCGTTGGCCTTGTTTCCCGGGGGGGGGGCGGCTAACTCGTTCTTTTTATTGGCATGCTGAATTTGATCGATAGCTTCGCCGATTGTTTCGCCGATAGTTTCGCCGACTGTTTCGCCCAATTTTGTCCCCCGATTACTTCACTGGCTTTATTCGCTCGTTTCACGCGCTGCATTGTTTCACGCGCCGCATTATTCCGCGCGCCAAGGGAGCAAAAGGGAGAGTGCCCCATTTTCCAATTTTACGCCACTAAAAGGGAGATGCTTAAAAAAGGCATTCGGTCGAAATTATCTTCGACCTCTCGCGCGTTTATTCAAAACCTCGCGTCTACATCGGTGTGGCCTTTTGCATCTCTTATGTCAATTAAGTTTGCCCTGTGTGACGTAGGCACATGctcggagaaaaaaaaaaaaaaaaaattacgtgtGCGTATGGCTACACTTTGTATTCATAATTGGTGTGACATGCCGAGGGCACATTTTTGCGAACTTGTCGATTTTCGGCTTCGGCTTCGCCTTCGATTTCGCTTTCTAtttcgatttctttttttttttttttttttttttgcattcctttGGAGGATGAAAACAGATAAAGTGATGGTAACTATTATTACATGTTTGCAAATTTAAgacttggtttttttttttttttttttttacttttgtttCCCCGCCACACCAAGCGAGCACTTAGCCGAgcgccgttttttttcaccgaTGATGAAAGACGGGCAGGGGGACCTCACGCTGGAAAATATTGCGAACGTGAAGATTAAGGCATATCGAAATAATAGCATTTATGCAAATGACAAAGCGGAGGAGGGAAAGAAGGACAAGCGCGACAGCTTCTACAGTGTGTACATTCTGACGTACATAAAGCACATCGTGCGGATAAAGGCCAACTTAGCTCTGCACGGGGGGCTTTACAGCAACTACTTTGAGAAGTATGAGGAGGAGTCCATCTCGAATATCATGCTGGAGAATTTGCTCTCCAAGGAGGGGCGCGGCAAGCAGGGTTGCGCTGGCAAACAGGGCGGAAGCGGTAACTCGAGTGGAAATAACAAACAGGGCGGAAGCGGTAACTCGAGTGGAAATAACAAACAGGGCGGAAGTGGTAACTCGAGTGGAAATAACAAACAGGGCGGAAGCGGAGAAGCAAAGGGGCAGGATAACCAGGAGGAGCACAAGGATCTGAACTACTCCATCAAGGAGCTCCTCAAGAAACTTATCAAGTCGTACAAAATCAGggagaacaaaatttttcttgtcaCGGGAATGCTGGGATGCGGAAAAACCACCTGCGTAAGTTTGGCCATCGAGTACtttaacaaatatttacaaatagAAAAGAACATGAATCGGACAAGCGACAAACGGAGCGTGGGGTTCCTCTCAGCGGATGACAATGTGAGTAAGAAGTTGTACAAGAAGACGCCGTATACCGTGAAAAGCTACCAGAAGGAGGAGGTCTCCAGCTACGAGTCGTCTCCGGAGCACGCCAGGAAGAAGATTAAGATTCACTGCGACGAGCCACTTTTTAACTTCACCCCGAAGAAGGGGGGCAAGAGTGGCAGTAAGAGTGGCAGTAAGAGTGGCGGCAAGAGTGGCGGCAAGAGTGGCGGCAAGAATGGCGACGAACGTGGCGGCAAGAACGGCAACAGGGCAGCCGCAAACGGATACAGCAGCTACGACTATGAGAACGTCCCATCCGATGATGAGCCGATCCAGGGGATACCCCACACGTGGGAAGAAAGTGAAGCCAAAATGAATGCGCAACAAATCAACATGAACATAAAGAACATATTCGAAAACAACGACCTGTCCCCCctgagaaaaaacacaaacataCGCAACAAAATTCAGTTTGAGGAACTGTTGAAGGAGAATAATCGTTTACCCCAAGTAGACACCCGAAGTGATGATGAGAATCCcgaatttaatgaaaaatataaaaaaattgtagaagaaataaagaaggaagaaaaggaacagaGGTGCATTTACACCATCAGAATTAGTGCATACCTCTACAGAGACGATGTGCAATGCATCAGGTCGATTCTGAGCCAACTTCAAAATTATGTGGATGAAGCAGAATCAAAGTTGGAAGGTAATTTGCTACTAAACGATTATATtatcaaattggaaaaattactCATCCagataaataatgaaaaaaaacaaactctCCTCATTATCGAAAATGTTGAAAAGTTTTGTCTACAAACTAAGCAAAATTTGTTATATACTCTCTTCGACTTActacacagaaaaaatatttgcattaACATCATATGCCTGACAAACGTTTTGGATATTACTCAaactttggaaaaaagaataaaatcaAGGTTCACATTTGAAATGCTGCAtatttctcccattttgaatatcgaagaaatttcaaaattggtttacaaaatattgtaTGTAAATTTAGACGACTTCCACCTTATCAAGAAATACTACTCTGTTTATTTTACTTACGTAGACTTGATAAAGATCCAAAGGTTCTTGCAGATTTATAATTCCACTATGCAGAAGGAGATAGCCGATGGGCTTCTCCTAAAGCAGTGGTCCTACGACATCAACTATGGACTCGACATCAGGCATATCTACCACACTTGTGTGGATGCCATTTTGTCTATATGCGAGTATAGACATATTCTTAGTGGAGAACGGGGCGGAGATGGAAACCGCCAAGAAGGGGGGAATAACCTCCACAAGGATCCCTTCCAGAAGAACGCTCTTCTGGACTCCCACTCAGAACATACTTCCTCAGCATCTGATCAGGAAGGAGAATACTTCAAGAAGGACACCTCAAATTCGATCGATTGCGAGGTGAATTTACATGCAGAAGGGGAGGCCTCCCAGTATAATCACTTTTTGGAGGGGGAACAGTTGAGAGAGGCCTCCCCAATGAAGGGTAGAGGTAGCAGCGTGAATGAGCATAGCCAACTGGGCAGTGAAAAATTGGGCATTTTCtccaaggagaaaaaaactaacTTGGAGTACCTGCGAGAACAGAGACCAGGGAAGTTAGACTGCACCCCAGTTAAGAGAAACCTCCAACAAGATTTTACAGCGGAGGGAAAACATGCGGGAGGTCGAGATGGACAATTCCATCTAGATATGAATATGGATATGAGTCCAAGGAagttaaaggaaaatattaaattaaaaagcaaAGTCGAAAGTCAATACATTTTAAACAACGTACAGTCCAAGTTCATCAGGAGAcactacataaaaaaagtgctgcGAGATCTGTGCACCATTGAATATATGATCCTATGTGCATTCACAAGGTTGTACAAAAAAGAGTTACTTCCTAAAACGTTGTATGTTATTTTGCtagaaattaacaaatttaaacaaGCCTATCCGCAAGAACAGATTGTTGGTTTTTCAATGGATGCCTACAGACGATCCTTCTTTCGGTTGGTAGATCTGGACATCATCGCTCTGTCTTCCTACTCATTAAGCCATttgaatattaaaaattttagtaacGACTTGTTTGGTCTACATGAGCCAACCAAGTTCCCTTGCTACGACATCTTCCTTGAGAACATTGAGTCATATAATTTGAACCACAACTTGATTCAGTGGGTGAAGCACAACACGGAGGTGATGCAGTGAGGGGACAGCGGGGGCACACCATGCGGCAGGCATGCACGCCCCGTTGGACTTGAGCGGCGAGTCGTCCGCGTGGCGGGTTCCTACCAGGGCGATGCAATGGTACACTGCTCACTGCCGCTCTCCTTCCAAACGCAAAAACGCGTTGCCAACTTCCTTCAGAGGCGCCCCTTCACCGACGCAGCTCCGCTgattattcccatttttaaccccattttgacacttgtaaattatttttccttttatttttaatttctttttggtGAAATGTGCCCGCGTGTGTACCCACTTATTTTAAAGCGTCCcatggcaatttttttttaacccccccTAACCAATTTAGGGGTTATTCGGAGTCTCCCACACTCATACAAGCCGGGGTGCATGCGCAACAGCGCGCTCGCCTTTTTTGATGTGTATATAAACTGAAGGgcggcattttttaaaactccCTTTTTCTGGCTACACCCTAACAACTATGCTgattattaattaattactATAAGTAGTTCAAGCCCACTGTGACCATCACGACTTTGGAGAGTGAGCATGATGGGGAGCGGGTGGAATGGCCATTTTTATAGTCATTTGGATGCtacgtagaaaataaaaaaaaaatgcagggTGAACGCTTTCCATtccatttgtgcaaaaaCGAAGGGAGGGGTGTTACCTCCCCCAAAGGGCAAGCAACGAGAAAAGCATGACTTCGTCCCAGGCGCGGACACTCTACTGCTCAACAACTCGTATGTGCATTCTCCTAAGTGACACACTTCctcgtgcaaaaaaaaaaaaagtgtgcacaGTTTTGATCACTTGGAGATCATCCTCCACACAGGTCACGCACACACTGTGTGTGTATGAGCAATTCCCAATGTCACAATTGCATACCTAGGAAGGAGTTACAGTTATTTGGGAGGAAGGATAAATCAGGGTGAGGGgcggcactttttttttttttctttttttttttttttttacacgcaaaatggctagctattttttttttcaaaaaaaaaataaaagcccccttttatttttagcttTTCCCGCTTgatccattttgcaaaaacacgtaaaaggaaattttccaaaacggAGGGATCACGTTCTCCTCACGGTGCGCtcatttccgtttttttaaaactgcGAAGAAACCATCTGTGGGTACGCCGAGTTATTGTTTGAAAAATGCATGAAATTGTGCAGGGAATCTTTGTAAGAGGAAGCAGCGGTCAGAAACGTACGCACACGCGGGAGTAGCGGCGAGTGCAGCGGAAATTGCGCAGAGCTGAAGGGTGCCGCCCCGAGCGCGAGCGCGATCTCGGAAATATCCCATGAGACAGGGAGAGGACGCTCGAGTCCCCACAGAGACGAGTCCAAGCAGGGAGTAAGTAGGTGCTCGCTCAGGCAACAGCCGCAGCACAGGAAGAAGGGGCACGAAGGAAGTAGTTCAACGAAAGGAGGCAGTGTGaaaccgaaaaaaaaaaaaaagcaacccTGTGTAACAAGCAAACGCGCGGGAGTTTGCGCAAACCAGTTGGTCAAGGGCAGACCCATGGAAGGATCGCCGCAATGTAAGAGATACCAGTTTGCAAGTTGGCATAGTTGTATCGGCTAACAGGATATTATGCACCCTTAGCTACGCATAGCAGCCGCAAAGCAGAGACGTATAGATCAGCACGTATGCATGTTTCCCGACGCGAAAGAGTGTTGCTCACCAACTTGAAGCCTCCACTTCTGTTGCCCCctcagaaaaaacaaaatgtacattatCCCTGAATGCTGCATATGTAGGCTcagcttaaaaaataatctgtgtgtagaaaaaaactgCGGAAATGTATTCCACTATAGTTGTATGAAGCAATGGATAGGTGTCCAAAAATCCTGTCCCCTCTGCAAAAGCACGTGCTGCAAAAAGAATCTGCTATTTATACACTATGAAATTAacgaggaaaataaaatgcccATTATGGACGAAAGCTacatgaacaaaaataaaaatgagctgTATGAAGATTTAGTTAAGTTCGAAGCGGAATTGATcaaaacacaaaatgaaaatgaaaaatattcctttGAAATTTTAACCTTAAcaaataagaataaaattttaagtgaCACTATCAACCAAAATAACATCAAAATTGAtcaggagaaaaatgaaaaattaaaactgaAGGAATTGAAGGATGAatatttgaaggaaaaaatattgctcTCTACAAAAATACAGGAATATGACaaggaattgaaaaaatacaaaattatcgaaaaatatttaaatgattTAAACAAAGAAGacttaaataaaattaatttactctTTGGATTTAACGTATTAACAATAGAGGAACAGCAAAATGTGATTTTAAATTATCTCAAAAATAGCCTCAGCACCCAGAAGAAAAGCGAGTTAATTGTGAAGCAGCTTAAAGAAGATATCACACAGAAAGATGATCAAATACAAAACTTGAAGGAGAAGCTGTACACGTACAAACTCCAACATGACATTGCGGAGGAAGACAATTTAGACAGGCAGCCAATGAATGAGCGGGGGGAAAACGACATGCAGAcgattaaaattaaaagtaaaGTCATTCGGAGGGTCAAAACGTTGGACTCCGGCATGAAAGTGGATGTGAGACGGCCAGGCCCAGCTCCGTACAGTAAATCCAAGACGAGCGGCACCAACGTGGTGGGCAGCAACGAGCAGAGTGGCAGCCAGGTGTGGAGCAATCCGTTAAGCGGTGGGCAGTTGGGCAGCGGGCAGTTGAGTGGCGGCCCCCGAAACAACAGCCAAGACTTCTTAAACTTCATCgacaaaaaaatcaacaacACCCCTGAGCACATCAATGTCACCCCCAGGAAGAGGAAGTTTCACTCAATCGAAATTGACCTCTTTAGGAACAAGTCCGtggacaaattttttagcGACCTCGCTGAAAAGAACAATTCTGGTGAATGCAAGGACCTGGATGAGGTGTACTCCATTCCAACTGACTCGGGGAACACCAAGAGTTCGCAGAGCAGCTTCAAGCCGCCCACAGGAGCTTCCGCCTCGCTCAAGCAAGTACACAGCGTTAAAGCGAGCAGGGGGAAGAGTAAGAAGTCCTACGGAAAGCAGTCGACCAAGATAACGGATTTTTTTAGGCGCCTCTGAGGGGGCCTCTCCCATTTGTAGAGCTCTGTGTTCGAAGTTAAATACGCCGGGTGGTGTCCCCACTTTGACAGCTACACACCTTCGTAGCATATTCTAGTGTGTTTGGTGGGACCCATCCcgatgataaattttttgttaactaGATATGTGAGGTCACACCCTCCTaaccacattttttacacttaaCTAATTCGCgtttcgtaaatttttttttttcaagtttaCCTTgcttttcataattttttttacaatttgccTGCCTATTCGccttcattatttattttattcattattttattttatttttttattttttattttatttttttttgtgtgtcatGCGAAGTTGCCTTTTTGTGTATccacacatgcatacaagCACGTGTAGGTATGCCCTTGTTTTtgtgacatatttttttcaaaattagcAGCTTTTTCGTCTTCACAAGTGAAGCACTTATCGCGAGGGCCAAGGGGAGGATATGTTCCTTGGCCAGGTGGGTGCAGTAAAGCGGGGAATCGACTAAGCAGTGGGCGATTGAGCAGTGGACTAAGCAGTGAAACGTCCACGCTGCGAACCCCACATCGGGTGAAACAAATGGTTGGGGAACTCCTCCACAGAAGGTACGTCCCGTCAGTGAGGATACAAAAAANNNNNNNNNNNNNNNNNNNNNNNNNNNNNNNNNNNNNNNNNNNNNNNNNNNNNNNNNNNNNNNNNNNNNNNNNNNNNNNNNNNNNNNNNNNNNNNNNNNNNNNNNNNNNNNNNNNNNNNNNNNNNNNNNNNNNNNNNNNNNNNNNNNNNNNNNNNNNNNNNNNNNNNNNNGGGTAACTTCCTTATGGACGCCCTTCCTCGGATGGGGAAAGACACTCCcctcgtctttttttttttttctgttcacttTAAGTTGCGCAGGAAAGGCAAAGTAAAGGCGGACTTCCTGGAGTTAAAAAAgtccaaaaaggaaatgaactccttccaaaaaaaattattccgtAGCGTGTTAGAATTTCCGACAATGATAATTCCTTTCTTCATTCTAGTCAACAGAACATTCAACCTCTTTTCATCATTTAGAAAGCCCAACAAATTTTTGTCATTCGATCGGACTGTGCTTATAATAATGAAATCGTTTTCGCACCCCTGGTAACTGTCTATTGTGTGCACATTTCTGTGCAGAATGTTCATATTTTGGTCGACTTGTGTGTTTTCCTTCGTTGGTTGGTTATTGCTATGGGATCGGTTGGTCCACTTAATGTGCCTACTGATAGTTCTTCCGTTTGGGGGTAGTTGAGACGTTGTAGAAAGTACTTTCTCTGAGGGATGGAAATTGTTTGCACCTACTCTCTCACCATTTGGTGGAAACCTCTTCGAAAGGATgtttccaaaaagggggactccACTAGGATGATCAGTTTGGAAGATACTCTCATTGCAAGGGTTACTAGATAGACCGATGCGAAGGATGTTTTCCTCCCGGGAGATTCCACTCAACCCGTTCGTTCTCCCCCCTATATTGCCCTTCTTAAAAAGTTCAAACATTTGACCATGACTCGAATGCGCACACGAATCGAT
Protein-coding regions in this window:
- a CDS encoding hypothetical protein (putative) → MKDGQGDLTLENIANVKIKAYRNNSIYANDKAEEGKKDKRDSFYSVYILTYIKHIVRIKANLALHGGLYSNYFEKYEEESISNIMLENLLSKEGRGKQGCAGKQGGSGNSSGNNKQGGSGNSSGNNKQGGSGNSSGNNKQGGSGEAKGQDNQEEHKDLNYSIKELLKKLIKSYKIRENKIFLVTGMLGCGKTTCVSLAIEYFNKYLQIEKNMNRTSDKRSVGFLSADDNVSKKLYKKTPYTVKSYQKEEVSSYESSPEHARKKIKIHCDEPLFNFTPKKGGKSGSKSGSKSGGKSGGKSGGKNGDERGGKNGNRAAANGYSSYDYENVPSDDEPIQGIPHTWEESEAKMNAQQINMNIKNIFENNDLSPLRKNTNIRNKIQFEELLKENNRLPQVDTRSDDENPEFNEKYKKIVEEIKKEEKEQRCIYTIRISAYLYRDDVQCIRSILSQLQNYVDEAESKLEGNLLLNDYIIKLEKLLIQINNEKKQTLLIIENVEKFCLQTKQNLLYTLFDLLHRKNICINIICLTNVLDITQTLEKRIKSRFTFEMLHISPILNIEEISKLVYKILYVNLDDFHLIKKYYSVYFTYVDLIKIQRFLQIYNSTMQKEIADGLLLKQWSYDINYGLDIRHIYHTCVDAILSICEYRHILSGERGGDGNRQEGGNNLHKDPFQKNALLDSHSEHTSSASDQEGEYFKKDTSNSIDCEVNLHAEGEASQYNHFLEGEQLREASPMKGRGSSVNEHSQLGSEKLGIFSKEKKTNLEYLREQRPGKLDCTPVKRNLQQDFTAEGKHAGGRDGQFHLDMNMDMSPRKLKENIKLKSKVESQYILNNVQSKFIRRHYIKKVLRDLCTIEYMILCAFTRLYKKELLPKTLYVILLEINKFKQAYPQEQIVGFSMDAYRRSFFRHLNIKNFSNDLFGLHEPTKFPCYDIFLENIESYNLNHNLIQWVKHNTEVMQ
- a CDS encoding hypothetical protein (putative) — protein: MYIIPECCICRLSLKNNLCVEKNCGNVFHYSCMKQWIGVQKSCPLCKSTCCKKNLLFIHYEINEENKMPIMDESYMNKNKNELYEDLVKFEAELIKTQNENEKYSFEILTLTNKNKILSDTINQNNIKIDQEKNEKLKLKELKDEYLKEKILLSTKIQEYDKELKKYKIIEKYLNDLNKEDLNKINLLFGFNVLTIEEQQNVILNYLKNSLSTQKKSELIVKQLKEDITQKDDQIQNLKEKLYTYKLQHDIAEEDNLDRQPMNERGENDMQTIKIKSKVIRRVKTLDSGMKVDVRRPGPAPYSKSKTSGTNVVGSNEQSGSQVWSNPLSGGQLGSGQLSGGPRNNSQDFLNFIDKKINNTPEHINVTPRKRKFHSIEIDLFRNKSVDKFFSDLAEKNNSGECKDLDEVYSIPTDSGNTKSSQSSFKPPTGASASLKQSSVFEVKYAGWCPHFDSYTPS